The proteins below come from a single Conger conger chromosome 10, fConCon1.1, whole genome shotgun sequence genomic window:
- the LOC133139417 gene encoding fibromodulin-like produces the protein MRLLMLLLLAGLCGLGLCRSRDPFRWLSYMHSRYRSYGSLQADTTGGDCPQECDCPPSYPVAMYCNGRGLQQVPNVPSRMKYVYLQNNQISAIQDDAFVNSTAIVWLMLQQNLLTSDGIGPNVFSGLTNLQRLFLDGNLLNHVPSNLPTSIRVLRLSSNNISTLEEGAFSGMEDLTILKLHDNIIEDVGGALKSLPSLTLLDISSNRLRTVPSLLPERLHQLYLESNSIDTIPADVLHKLSQLQFFRLANNKLTDKGIPASTFNVSGLIELDLSYNKLERIPLVSTKLQNLYLQANQIKEFTLGSFCRVVDIRNYSNLRVLRLDGNEINSGDFPQEAALCLRLARSIDV, from the exons ATGAGGCTTCTTATGCTCCTGCTGCTGGCTGGGCTCTGTGGTCTGGGCCTGTGTCGAAGCCGGGACCCCTTCAGGTGGCTGTCCTACATGCACAGCCGGTACCGCTCCTACGGGTCCCTCCAGGCCGACACCACGGGGGGGGACTGCCCCCAGGAGTGCGACTGCCCCCCCAGCTACCCGGTGGCCATGTACTGCAACGGGCGCGGGCTCCAGCAGGTCCCCAACGTCCCGTCCCGCATGAAGTACGTCTACCTGCAGAACAACCAGATCAGCGCCATCCAGGACGACGCCTTCGTTAACTCCACGGCCATCGTCTGGCTCATGCTGCAGCAGAACCTCCTCACCTCGGATGGCATCGGCCCCAACGTCTTCTCCGGGCTGACCAACCTGCAGAGGCTCTTCCTGGACGGCAACCTGCTGAACCACGTCCCGTCCAACCTGCCCACCTCCATCCGGGTGCTGCGGCTGTCCAGCAACAACATCTCCACCCTGGAGGAGGGCGCCTTCAGCGGCATGGAGGACCTCACCATCCTGAAGCTCCACGACAACATCATAGAGGATGTGGGCGGGGCTTTGAAGTCCCTCCCGTCTCTCACCCTCCTGGACATCAGCAGTAACCGTCTGCGGACGGTTCCGAGCCTTCTCCCCGAGAGGCTGCACCAGCTCTATCTGGAGTCCAACAGCATCGACACCATCCCTGCCGACGTCCTCCACAAGCTCTCCCAGCTGCAGTTCTTCCGCCTCGCGAACAACAAGCTGACAGACAAGGGGATCCCTGCCAGCACCTTCAACGTGAGCGGTCTGATCGAGCTGGACCTCTCCTACAACAAGCTGGAGAGAATCCCACTGGTCAGCACCAAGCTCCAGAACCTCTACCTGCAGGCCAACCAGATCAAAG AATTCACCTTGGGAAGCTTCTGCAGAGTGGTCGACATCAGGAATTACTCAAATTTGAGAGTGCTGCGTCTGGATGGTAACGAAATCAATTCGGGAGACTTTCCAC
- the LOC133139528 gene encoding interleukin-10-like: MSLCRVSSLLLLALFVENVGSTATCRTTCCTFVQNFPLRLKQLRTSFFEMKEYYEEKDQVEKALLDESVLVEIKSPFGCHAVSDILRFYLEHVFPTVYVSSHEFKSPIDRIGGIFHELKRELIHCKDFFSCKKPFELNSIIDTYNKMQERGLYKAMRELEPFFNYIEEYMASKRHKSTSASHGKPSEALTPS, from the exons ATGTCTCTGTGCAGAGtctcctccctgctcctgctgGCTCTGTTCGTTGAGAATGTGGGCTCAACAGCCACCTGCAGGACCACATGCTGCACGTTCGTGCAAAACTTCCCCTTACGGCTGAAGCAGCTGAGGACTTCATTCTTCGAGATGAAAGAGTACTAT GAAGAAAAAGATCAGGTTGAAAAGGCACTCCTGGATGAATCTGTCCTCGTTGAGATAAAG AGCCCCTTCGGATGTCACGCAGTGAGCGATATCTTGCGTTTCTACCTGGAACACGTGTTCCCGACTGTGTACGTATCCAGTCACGAGTTCAAGAGCCCCATCGACAGGATCGGAGGCATCTTCCATGAGCTGAAGAGGGAGCTGATCCACTGT aaagattttttttcctgcaagaaACCTTTTGAGCTAAACAGTATCATTGACACATATAATAAA ATGCAGGAAAGAGGGTTGTACAAAGCCATGCGAGAGCTAGAGCCATTCTTTAACTACATCGAGGAGTATATGGCATCGAAAAGGCACAAATCAACCTCAGCATCACATGGGAAACCAAGTGAGGCACTGACCCCCAGCTGA